The following proteins are encoded in a genomic region of Maribacter hydrothermalis:
- a CDS encoding CocE/NonD family hydrolase — MKIILHLFIFLLIGCNASSQKKETSELDGEYNIQDVLIETRDGAKVSVIIVRKNEITEPKPVILQSTIYVRDKGGDLNTLKESANKGYIGVIAYTRGKRLSPNEIWPYENDGNDTYDVIDWISKQKWCDGRIGMFGGSYNGFTQWASTKKLHPALKTIVPYVANRPGMGLPMENNVFINPNYEWAFYVGNNKTLDTIAGNDRQRSRDMQNKWWENGIAYKKLDSIDERPNKWFQRWISHPSFDDYWQSMAPYKEDFSQIDIPVLSIDGYYNDSQNSGLYYLREHYKYNPQAEHYLIIGPYGHFGAQKGGFPEVNGYKVDADALINTNEITYQWFDYIFKNGKKPEKLKDKINYQVMGANEWRSASSITEMSNKSLKLYLTKEKVEDINLLSPEKPVEKNFHFQEVDFSNREIWNNDYYPDPIIRDYRDMGNGFNFISKPLEESIIVNGSFIGQLKVSINKKDFDFGVTLYEVMPNGEYFSLSYIIGRASYADDITKRKLLEPNKIETIRFSNTHLVSKKLSKGSRLLVYINVNKNPFSELNYGTGKKVAEENIKDAKEPLKIKWYNDSFVEIPIWKD, encoded by the coding sequence ATGAAAATAATACTGCATTTATTCATTTTTCTTTTAATAGGCTGTAACGCTTCAAGCCAAAAAAAAGAAACATCAGAATTAGACGGAGAGTACAATATTCAAGATGTTTTAATTGAGACAAGAGACGGAGCAAAAGTTTCAGTAATCATCGTTAGGAAAAATGAAATAACCGAACCAAAACCAGTAATTCTTCAAAGTACAATTTATGTAAGAGATAAAGGAGGAGACTTAAACACCTTAAAGGAATCCGCTAACAAAGGCTATATTGGAGTAATTGCATATACAAGAGGAAAACGTCTTAGTCCTAACGAAATATGGCCATACGAAAATGACGGCAATGATACTTACGATGTAATCGATTGGATTAGCAAACAAAAATGGTGTGACGGACGGATTGGAATGTTTGGAGGTAGCTATAATGGATTTACGCAATGGGCTTCTACTAAAAAATTACACCCAGCACTTAAAACAATTGTTCCTTACGTTGCTAATAGACCAGGAATGGGTTTGCCAATGGAAAATAATGTTTTCATTAACCCGAATTACGAATGGGCTTTTTATGTGGGAAACAACAAAACTTTAGATACGATTGCTGGAAATGACCGGCAACGTTCTAGAGATATGCAAAACAAATGGTGGGAAAACGGAATAGCTTATAAAAAACTTGATAGTATTGACGAAAGACCTAATAAATGGTTTCAACGATGGATAAGCCATCCATCATTTGATGATTATTGGCAAAGTATGGCACCTTATAAAGAGGATTTTTCCCAAATCGATATTCCTGTTCTTTCAATCGACGGATACTACAATGATTCACAAAATTCTGGATTATACTACTTAAGAGAACACTACAAGTATAATCCTCAAGCCGAGCACTACTTGATTATTGGACCTTATGGTCATTTTGGTGCTCAAAAAGGAGGCTTTCCCGAAGTAAACGGTTATAAAGTAGACGCTGATGCTTTGATAAACACTAACGAAATAACTTACCAATGGTTTGACTACATTTTTAAGAATGGCAAAAAACCTGAAAAATTAAAAGATAAAATTAACTATCAAGTAATGGGAGCAAATGAATGGAGAAGTGCTTCAAGTATTACTGAGATGAGTAACAAATCTTTAAAGTTATATCTAACAAAGGAAAAAGTAGAAGATATAAATTTGTTAAGTCCTGAGAAACCCGTCGAAAAGAACTTTCATTTTCAAGAAGTTGATTTTTCTAATAGAGAAATCTGGAATAATGACTATTACCCAGACCCAATCATTCGAGATTACAGGGATATGGGCAATGGTTTTAATTTTATTAGTAAACCGTTGGAGGAATCAATAATTGTAAACGGTTCATTTATTGGCCAACTAAAGGTAAGCATCAATAAAAAAGATTTTGATTTTGGTGTTACACTTTATGAAGTAATGCCAAATGGAGAATATTTCAGCTTGTCTTACATTATTGGCAGAGCAAGTTATGCAGATGATATAACCAAAAGAAAATTATTAGAACCAAACAAAATAGAGACAATTAGATTTTCAAACACACATTTAGTAAGTAAAAAATTAAGTAAAGGTAGTCGCCTACTTGTATACATAAATGTGAATAAAAACCCATTTTCGGAATTGAATTATGGTACGGGGAAAAAAGTAGCGGAAGAAAATATAAAAGATGCGAAAGAACCATTGAAAATAAAATGGTATAATGATAGCTTTGTGGAAATTCCGATTTGGAAAGATTGA
- a CDS encoding transposase, which translates to MIKYKETFGVDISKDVFDVHGSSKGHDQYKNNETGFKKYLKELPKGSLVVMEATGYYHYRLAQFLYKNSVLVSVVNPLSIKRFIQMKLAKVKTDKSDAKAICEYALINEVPIYNALTDTQSECLQLFRLLDTYLKQRTATKNKIHGEAVLGIPSKFVYRSLIRNKKQLNKEVAAIESKILSLVKEDQQEQLTLLTSIPGIGQKTALFLIVVTDGFNKFETAAQLCSYVGITPTIRESGSSVRGRARISKVGNRKLRNLLFLCSFNACKHNKACREVYERIVNKGKSKKLALIAVANKLLKQSFAIAKSGRPYDETYVSILPR; encoded by the coding sequence ATGATTAAATATAAAGAAACTTTTGGAGTTGACATCAGTAAAGATGTCTTTGATGTACATGGTAGTAGCAAAGGTCACGACCAGTATAAGAACAATGAAACGGGGTTCAAGAAATACCTTAAGGAATTACCCAAAGGTTCATTGGTCGTTATGGAAGCTACCGGTTACTATCATTATAGGCTTGCACAGTTTCTTTACAAAAATAGTGTACTGGTATCCGTTGTAAATCCTTTATCGATAAAGCGATTTATACAAATGAAACTTGCCAAGGTAAAAACGGACAAGAGCGATGCCAAGGCTATATGTGAATATGCCCTAATCAACGAGGTTCCTATTTACAATGCCTTGACGGATACCCAGAGCGAATGTTTACAGTTGTTCCGCTTATTGGATACTTATTTAAAACAACGTACCGCGACCAAGAACAAGATACATGGGGAAGCTGTTTTGGGGATACCCTCAAAGTTTGTCTATCGTTCCTTGATACGTAACAAGAAGCAGCTGAACAAAGAGGTAGCAGCTATCGAGTCAAAGATACTATCATTGGTAAAGGAGGACCAACAGGAGCAATTAACATTGTTAACGTCAATACCAGGAATAGGACAAAAGACTGCATTGTTCTTAATTGTTGTCACTGACGGTTTCAACAAGTTCGAAACAGCAGCACAGCTTTGTAGTTATGTAGGTATAACCCCCACGATACGAGAGTCGGGGAGCAGTGTAAGAGGTCGGGCGCGAATAAGTAAGGTCGGCAATAGAAAGCTTCGTAATCTATTGTTTCTATGTTCTTTCAATGCCTGTAAACACAACAAGGCATGCAGAGAAGTATATGAGCGAATCGTGAACAAGGGTAAGAGCAAGAAACTGGCACTGATAGCCGTTGCCAACAAACTATTAAAACAGTCTTTTGCTATCGCAAAATCTGGCAGACCATATGATGAAACTTACGTTTCTATATTGCCTAGATAA
- a CDS encoding addiction module antidote protein produces the protein MATTKFDIADYLDSEEMIAEYLNTVLEDGDSSDLIVAIGNIAKAIGMTKIAEKSGMSRPSLYKALSDGAKPQFGTIMKVLKAIGGQINVKPMSA, from the coding sequence ATGGCAACAACAAAATTTGATATTGCGGACTATTTGGACAGCGAAGAAATGATTGCTGAATATCTTAATACAGTTCTTGAAGATGGAGATAGTTCTGATTTAATTGTGGCAATCGGAAATATTGCAAAGGCAATCGGAATGACTAAAATTGCGGAGAAATCTGGAATGAGCCGACCAAGTCTTTACAAAGCTTTATCTGATGGAGCAAAACCGCAATTCGGAACGATAATGAAAGTATTGAAAGCAATTGGCGGACAAATTAATGTGAAACCAATGTCAGCGTAG
- a CDS encoding type II toxin-antitoxin system RelE/ParE family toxin has translation MIITEKTTEFDKWIRKLKDIRAKSKILFRIQKLETDEHFGDCKPVGDGISEMRINYAKGYRVYFKEKDNKIVILLIGGDKSSQQKDIDKAKKIWNRIKND, from the coding sequence ATGATTATCACCGAAAAAACAACTGAATTTGATAAGTGGATTAGAAAGCTCAAAGATATTCGAGCGAAATCTAAAATACTCTTCCGAATTCAGAAACTCGAAACCGATGAGCATTTTGGAGATTGTAAGCCTGTTGGAGATGGAATTAGCGAAATGCGGATTAATTATGCCAAAGGTTATCGAGTGTATTTTAAGGAAAAAGATAACAAGATTGTCATCCTTTTAATCGGTGGAGATAAATCAAGCCAACAAAAGGATATTGACAAAGCGAAGAAAATTTGGAACAGAATAAAAAATGATTGA
- a CDS encoding IS1182 family transposase: protein MQGKKEYQEKLFASFQLSERIPKNNFYRRLGSALDLGFLYKLTRPYYGESGQKSIDPVVFFKLCLVGYLENLISDRKLIAHCSMRLDILYFIGYDIDEELPWHSTISRTRQLFPESVFEEVFTNILQLCIEKGMVSGHTQAIDSAPVKANASMDTLELKVPEEELKEHLVRIRAISAMDREVPHRKSKDNKADKGDRSITASGKELNAIKSRNKKWAKDQDQRPGAGNKGAKYTSNKTHYSPTDPDARISVKPGKARKLNYLSQLSVDTAHHVITDIRAYHADGKDNQQLQDIVQRLQRRLWQQGLVFENCVADTGYSSGENYAFLENQGLKSFIPPHGTYKGGPDGFTYIREHDNYLCPQGKVIPFKKVFLDSRTKTKKKAYRASSKICKGCSIMESCLGKVNEKQFSVTYYRAEYERNIARVESPQGRYMKGKRQSTVEPVFGTLTQFMGMRKINTIGLEQANKVMHLSAIAYNLKKYLKFELKRSNSGLAKLAFKVFIKSTVQDMFSVFLRHQKVTF, encoded by the coding sequence ATGCAGGGAAAAAAGGAGTACCAGGAGAAGCTTTTCGCTAGTTTCCAACTTAGTGAACGTATACCGAAGAACAATTTTTACAGGCGTTTGGGATCCGCCCTTGATCTTGGTTTCCTCTATAAGTTGACTCGGCCCTATTATGGGGAGAGCGGTCAAAAGAGCATAGACCCCGTGGTGTTCTTCAAGCTTTGTCTGGTGGGTTATCTGGAGAACCTTATCAGCGACCGTAAACTGATTGCGCATTGTTCGATGCGCTTGGACATTCTTTATTTCATAGGCTATGACATTGATGAGGAACTTCCATGGCACAGTACCATAAGCCGTACACGCCAACTGTTTCCAGAGTCCGTTTTCGAGGAAGTGTTCACGAATATTTTACAGTTGTGTATAGAAAAGGGAATGGTAAGTGGTCATACCCAAGCGATAGATTCGGCACCGGTAAAGGCGAACGCGAGTATGGATACCTTGGAACTGAAAGTGCCCGAGGAAGAACTAAAGGAGCACTTGGTGCGGATACGGGCGATCAGCGCCATGGACAGGGAAGTGCCACACCGTAAGTCCAAGGATAATAAAGCGGATAAGGGCGATCGTAGTATTACCGCAAGTGGAAAGGAGCTGAATGCGATAAAGAGCCGTAACAAGAAGTGGGCGAAGGATCAGGATCAAAGACCCGGTGCAGGTAATAAAGGTGCGAAGTACACCAGTAACAAAACACATTATAGCCCAACGGACCCCGATGCCAGGATAAGTGTGAAACCCGGCAAGGCCAGAAAGCTGAACTATCTTTCTCAACTTAGTGTTGACACGGCGCATCATGTTATAACCGACATCAGGGCGTACCATGCAGATGGAAAGGATAACCAGCAATTACAGGATATCGTACAACGCTTGCAAAGAAGATTATGGCAACAAGGTCTGGTATTTGAAAACTGCGTGGCCGATACGGGGTATAGTAGCGGGGAGAACTATGCATTTCTGGAAAACCAAGGGCTAAAAAGTTTCATTCCACCGCATGGCACCTATAAAGGTGGTCCCGATGGGTTTACGTACATCAGGGAACACGACAATTATCTATGCCCACAGGGCAAGGTGATCCCTTTCAAAAAAGTGTTCCTTGACAGCCGGACCAAGACCAAAAAGAAGGCGTACCGCGCGTCGAGCAAGATCTGCAAGGGCTGCTCGATCATGGAAAGCTGCCTTGGAAAGGTCAACGAGAAACAGTTCTCGGTCACGTATTATCGGGCGGAATACGAACGGAACATCGCAAGGGTCGAGAGCCCACAGGGCAGGTATATGAAGGGTAAACGACAAAGCACCGTAGAACCCGTTTTCGGTACCCTCACCCAGTTCATGGGCATGCGCAAGATAAATACGATAGGTCTGGAACAGGCCAACAAGGTGATGCACCTCTCCGCAATCGCCTATAACCTTAAGAAGTACCTGAAATTTGAACTGAAACGTTCAAATAGTGGGCTAGCAAAGCTTGCTTTTAAGGTCTTTATAAAAAGTACTGTCCAAGATATGTTTTCAGTATTCCTAAGGCATCAAAAAGTGACATTCTAA
- a CDS encoding UvrD-helicase domain-containing protein, with the protein MTNELIIASAGSGKTTALIKKALSFPENSILITTYTESNAQEIKNKFFELIGCIPSNIHISTWFSFLIKQCIKPYQTILFDHKIKGLLLVNEKSGIRYTDQRTGRKIPYAEADNFDKFYFTKNKRIYSDKVAKLAIRVNKETKGKIINRITEIYDYILIDECQDLAGYDLELLRTFGQCSSNLSLVCDPRQVTYLTHNSTKYKKYRNGLLKEFITTECSKLGFKIDETSLSESYRCNQPICDFANRLYPEHSQCGSKQNETTEHDGIYIIEKDKVDDYLAKYNPVQLRWNSLTKNTNSEFSITNFGQSKGLTFERVLIYPTKGMLGWIKDNTISVGKFSNEARAKFYVGITRAKYSVGIVCDKTDGFVKNGTIEYE; encoded by the coding sequence ATGACTAACGAATTAATCATAGCATCGGCAGGTTCAGGAAAAACCACAGCTTTAATTAAAAAAGCATTGTCATTTCCTGAAAACTCTATTTTAATTACTACCTACACAGAATCAAACGCTCAAGAAATCAAGAATAAATTTTTTGAATTAATAGGCTGTATTCCTTCAAATATTCATATTTCTACTTGGTTTTCATTTTTAATTAAACAATGCATAAAACCTTATCAAACTATTCTATTTGACCACAAAATAAAGGGACTTCTGCTTGTAAACGAGAAATCGGGAATTAGATACACAGACCAAAGAACTGGAAGGAAAATTCCATATGCAGAAGCGGATAATTTTGATAAATTCTACTTTACCAAAAACAAAAGAATTTATTCTGATAAAGTTGCAAAACTTGCTATTAGAGTTAACAAAGAAACAAAAGGAAAAATAATAAACCGTATTACAGAAATTTACGACTACATACTAATTGATGAATGTCAAGATTTGGCAGGATACGATTTGGAATTACTAAGGACTTTTGGGCAATGCAGTTCAAATCTATCATTGGTTTGTGACCCAAGACAAGTTACCTATTTAACTCATAATTCTACGAAATATAAAAAATATAGAAATGGATTATTAAAAGAGTTCATTACTACAGAATGCAGTAAATTAGGTTTCAAAATTGATGAAACATCACTTTCTGAATCTTACAGATGCAATCAGCCTATATGCGACTTTGCAAATAGACTTTATCCTGAACATAGTCAATGTGGTTCAAAACAAAATGAAACAACAGAACATGATGGCATATATATAATTGAAAAAGACAAAGTTGATGATTATTTAGCAAAATATAATCCCGTCCAATTAAGGTGGAACTCTTTAACAAAGAACACAAATTCCGAATTTAGTATTACTAATTTTGGGCAATCTAAAGGTTTAACTTTTGAAAGGGTTTTAATCTATCCAACGAAAGGAATGCTTGGTTGGATAAAGGACAATACTATTTCAGTCGGTAAGTTTAGCAATGAAGCCAGAGCGAAATTTTATGTAGGAATAACAAGAGCGAAATATAGTGTTGGAATAGTCTGTGATAAAACAGATGGCTTTGTAAAAAATGGAACAATTGAATACGAATAA
- a CDS encoding ATP-dependent nuclease has product MHIEKIKIKNFKCFKNEFELALNKNVNIIVGENEAGKSTIIEALNLILSGWFKGRYIHNELNEYIFNKETIKEYISSLQTETPLAPPSIKIEVFLSPDAPSIFKGDKNSEKSDSIGLSFNIEFDNKYLPEYQILVQTESIKSLPIEYYNFYWESFARDERVTPRLIPIKPALIDSSNGRLQNGSDIYISRIIKDFLDQKEIVDVSQAHRKMKDVFMQEESIISINKKIQTDSNISNKKVELSVELSSKNSWENSLVTYLDDIPFHHIGKGEQCVIKTKLALSHKKTLESNVLLIEEPENHLSHTKLNELIHDLKKGAENKQIIVTTHSSFIANKLGLESLILLNEQKTITFKDLEDETFTYFKRLAGYDTLRLILSNKSILVEGDSDELIIQKAYSQKHGKLPIEDGIDVISVGTSFLRFLQIAEKINKPVIVITDTDWSLEQLENKYEDYIGENAKPNITISYDSEIDEGDFEIYGKPFNYNTLEPKLLKSNSIELFNLVFEKDYKTADEFHKYMKLNKTECALKLFDSKETIVFPNFISDVI; this is encoded by the coding sequence ATGCATATTGAGAAAATAAAAATTAAAAACTTCAAATGTTTCAAAAATGAATTTGAGTTAGCATTAAATAAAAATGTCAACATCATAGTTGGGGAAAATGAAGCAGGAAAATCGACAATTATTGAAGCTCTAAACCTTATACTTTCTGGATGGTTTAAAGGTCGATATATTCATAATGAACTGAATGAATACATATTCAACAAAGAAACTATAAAAGAATATATTTCAAGTCTTCAAACTGAAACACCATTAGCACCACCTTCAATTAAAATTGAAGTTTTTTTATCGCCTGATGCACCTTCGATTTTCAAAGGAGATAAAAACTCTGAAAAATCAGATTCAATTGGATTATCTTTCAACATTGAATTTGATAACAAATATTTACCTGAATATCAGATTTTAGTTCAAACCGAAAGCATAAAAAGTTTACCCATTGAATATTATAATTTTTATTGGGAATCCTTCGCTAGAGACGAGAGAGTCACACCAAGGCTCATACCGATTAAACCTGCATTAATAGACTCATCAAATGGTAGATTGCAGAATGGTTCTGATATTTATATTAGCAGAATAATTAAAGACTTTTTAGACCAGAAAGAAATTGTAGATGTTTCCCAAGCACACAGGAAAATGAAAGATGTTTTCATGCAAGAGGAATCTATAATTAGCATAAATAAAAAAATTCAAACTGATTCAAATATTTCCAATAAGAAAGTTGAACTCTCAGTTGAACTTTCTTCAAAAAATTCTTGGGAAAACTCTTTAGTAACATATCTTGATGATATTCCATTTCATCATATCGGAAAAGGAGAACAATGTGTGATAAAAACCAAATTGGCTCTATCGCATAAAAAAACATTAGAATCCAATGTGCTTTTAATTGAGGAACCAGAAAATCACCTATCGCACACAAAATTAAATGAGCTAATTCATGACCTCAAAAAAGGAGCAGAAAACAAACAAATTATTGTAACTACTCATAGTAGTTTTATTGCAAACAAATTAGGCTTAGAAAGCCTAATCTTATTAAACGAGCAAAAAACCATAACCTTTAAAGACTTAGAAGATGAAACTTTTACTTACTTCAAAAGATTAGCTGGTTACGATACTCTTAGATTAATTCTTAGCAATAAGTCAATACTTGTGGAAGGCGATTCAGACGAATTAATTATTCAAAAGGCATATTCACAAAAACATGGTAAACTACCAATAGAAGACGGAATAGATGTAATTTCTGTGGGCACTTCTTTTTTAAGATTTTTACAAATAGCAGAGAAAATAAATAAGCCAGTAATCGTAATTACAGATACAGATTGGAGTCTTGAACAACTTGAAAACAAATACGAAGATTACATAGGAGAAAACGCAAAACCAAACATTACAATTTCCTATGATAGCGAAATAGATGAAGGAGATTTTGAAATATACGGCAAACCATTTAATTACAACACGTTAGAACCTAAATTACTTAAATCAAATTCTATTGAGTTGTTCAATCTAGTTTTCGAAAAAGATTATAAAACGGCAGACGAATTTCATAAATACATGAAGCTCAATAAAACAGAATGTGCATTAAAGTTGTTTGATTCAAAAGAAACAATTGTATTCCCTAATTTTATTTCAGACGTTATTTAA
- the xerA gene encoding site-specific tyrosine recombinase/integron integrase, translating into MNSVKSITLYHLMINNQKMIGIKFSPDKLIQNLIKGLPDPKWSKQYNMAYIHNTKANLGIIFTTFKGIVWINYNRFLTNKPINTSNETVDVQWFRNRTNVPEYRLCPEEYLLKLELKRYANSTVRTYVSFFEMFINYYKEKELITIDESDIRNFLQHLVQRNVSNSYLNLAINAIKFYYEVVLDMPNRFYEIERPRKESKLPKVISKEEILSIIENTNNLKHKCIVQLLYGSGLRRSELLNLKIEDIDSKRMLIRVVGSKGNKDRQTLLSRNALKDLRRYFTKYEPKIYLFEGKTGIKYSGASVLKIVKSAAERAKIRISVTPHILRHSFATHLLESGTDLRQIQVLLGHSSSKTTEIYTHVATNTFESIKNPLD; encoded by the coding sequence ATGAATTCTGTAAAATCTATAACACTTTACCATCTAATGATTAATAATCAAAAGATGATTGGTATAAAGTTTAGCCCGGATAAACTGATACAGAACTTAATTAAAGGACTCCCAGACCCCAAGTGGAGTAAACAATATAACATGGCATATATACATAATACTAAGGCAAACTTGGGTATAATCTTTACAACATTTAAAGGTATTGTTTGGATAAATTATAATCGATTTTTAACAAATAAACCTATAAATACTAGTAACGAAACAGTAGATGTTCAATGGTTCAGAAATAGGACTAATGTACCAGAATATAGACTTTGTCCTGAAGAGTACTTATTAAAGTTAGAACTTAAAAGATACGCCAATAGTACTGTACGCACATACGTTTCTTTTTTTGAAATGTTTATAAATTACTATAAAGAAAAGGAACTAATAACCATTGATGAAAGTGATATTAGGAACTTTCTACAACATCTTGTTCAGAGAAATGTATCGAACTCTTACCTTAACCTAGCCATAAACGCTATCAAATTTTATTATGAAGTAGTTTTAGATATGCCAAACCGTTTCTATGAAATAGAACGACCTAGAAAAGAATCCAAATTACCTAAAGTAATTTCAAAAGAAGAAATACTTTCAATTATTGAAAACACCAACAATTTAAAGCATAAATGCATTGTTCAATTATTATATGGTTCTGGTTTAAGACGTAGTGAACTTTTAAATTTGAAAATAGAAGATATTGATAGTAAGCGAATGCTAATTCGTGTTGTAGGTTCAAAGGGAAATAAAGATAGGCAGACGTTGTTATCAAGAAATGCCTTAAAAGACTTAAGGCGATACTTTACAAAATATGAACCTAAAATTTATTTATTTGAAGGTAAAACTGGAATAAAATATAGCGGTGCTAGTGTATTGAAAATTGTAAAGTCAGCTGCTGAAAGAGCAAAAATACGCATAAGTGTTACACCACATATATTGCGACATAGTTTTGCTACGCACTTACTGGAATCTGGGACAGATTTAAGGCAAATACAAGTACTCTTAGGACATAGCTCAAGTAAAACAACTGAAATTTACACCCATGTGGCTACTAATACTTTTGAAAGTATAAAAAATCCACTAGATTAG
- a CDS encoding DUF2116 family Zn-ribbon domain-containing protein, with protein sequence MDNKRKCIICSTSISGRVDKLFCSVKCKSINQYEKRQESEQFFFKVDSHLKVNRKILKSYNKSGFTTVRRSELIDKGFNPKFFTHFWKNQKGDVYLFVYEYGFLNIQNDGIKKYTLVKWQNYMDSTQTK encoded by the coding sequence ATGGATAATAAAAGAAAATGTATAATTTGTTCAACATCAATTTCAGGAAGAGTAGATAAATTATTTTGCTCAGTGAAATGTAAATCTATAAACCAGTATGAAAAACGTCAAGAAAGTGAACAGTTCTTTTTTAAGGTTGATAGTCATTTAAAAGTAAATAGAAAGATTTTAAAAAGTTATAATAAATCTGGTTTTACCACTGTTCGTAGAAGTGAATTAATTGATAAAGGTTTTAATCCTAAATTTTTTACCCACTTTTGGAAAAATCAAAAAGGAGACGTTTATTTATTTGTATATGAATATGGTTTTTTAAATATTCAAAATGATGGAATTAAAAAATACACTCTAGTGAAGTGGCAAAATTATATGGATAGCACCCAAACTAAATAA
- a CDS encoding tyrosine-type recombinase/integrase has protein sequence MSIFLHAITIEHESEHDLEHDLSTKANFSAPKIYTAKGDLAKRWYVYFSYRNPVTKKLERMKNIYGKANNYKTKADRLTILTSYRKNLLKLLRAGYSPFENRSVDEIQEKDLKQVRADKKIEKVKPIFKESTINLANKELPTKSETKDLGMPLKDAFDYVLKLKNNQVKARTIQDYRLKGQAFLKWLAKNHPTTQYAHQLTKKMLLDFLNEIIIKTSPRNRNNFRLALGTILQTLEDNEIIKLNFIKSIKVLKSVPNRNKTFSLETEKSIFKYLSKEDPILLLYIKFVAYNFLRPIEVSRLKIKDIDLNNKILTFQAKNSNLKKKIIPQMLLDEIPDLSNLNPEHLLFTPTKIGGAWDTKETNRRNYFSKRFKQKVKEHFNLNEDYGLYSFRHTYITKLYRVILKDATPFEAKSKLMLITGHNSMSALEKYLRDIDAELAEDYSNLLKE, from the coding sequence ATGTCTATATTTCTACATGCAATTACAATTGAACACGAAAGTGAACACGATTTAGAACACGATTTGTCTACAAAAGCCAATTTTTCAGCACCAAAAATCTATACTGCCAAGGGTGATCTTGCTAAAAGATGGTACGTATATTTTTCATATAGGAATCCAGTTACAAAGAAATTGGAACGAATGAAAAACATTTATGGGAAGGCGAATAATTACAAGACCAAGGCGGATAGATTAACTATTTTAACCTCTTACCGTAAAAATTTATTAAAATTATTAAGAGCAGGGTACAGTCCGTTTGAAAATCGATCTGTAGATGAAATTCAAGAAAAGGATTTAAAGCAAGTAAGGGCTGATAAGAAAATAGAAAAGGTTAAACCCATATTTAAGGAGTCGACAATTAACCTAGCAAATAAAGAACTGCCAACTAAATCAGAAACAAAGGATTTAGGTATGCCCCTAAAAGATGCCTTTGATTACGTTTTAAAGTTGAAAAATAATCAAGTTAAAGCTAGAACCATACAAGATTATCGACTTAAGGGCCAAGCATTTCTAAAATGGTTAGCAAAAAATCATCCTACCACTCAGTATGCACATCAATTAACTAAAAAAATGTTGCTTGATTTTTTAAATGAAATTATCATTAAAACAAGCCCCAGAAACAGAAATAATTTTAGGTTAGCCTTAGGTACCATTTTACAAACTTTAGAAGATAATGAGATTATCAAATTGAATTTTATCAAATCAATTAAGGTTTTAAAGTCTGTACCCAATAGAAACAAAACCTTTTCGCTAGAAACTGAAAAAAGTATATTTAAATACCTAAGTAAGGAAGACCCAATCCTACTACTTTACATTAAATTTGTTGCTTACAATTTTCTAAGACCTATCGAGGTTTCTAGGCTTAAAATCAAAGACATAGATTTAAATAATAAAATACTAACCTTTCAAGCCAAGAACAGTAATCTTAAAAAGAAAATAATCCCTCAAATGTTATTGGATGAAATACCTGACTTGTCAAATTTGAACCCAGAGCATTTACTGTTTACTCCTACCAAAATTGGCGGAGCTTGGGATACAAAAGAAACCAACAGAAGAAATTATTTCTCTAAACGATTTAAACAAAAGGTGAAAGAACATTTTAATCTAAACGAAGATTATGGTTTGTATAGCTTTAGACATACGTATATTACAAAACTATACCGAGTAATTTTAAAAGATGCTACACCATTTGAAGCCAAAAGTAAATTAATGTTGATTACGGGTCATAATTCAATGTCCGCCTTAGAAAAATATTTACGTGATATAGATGCCGAACTGGCCGAAGATTACTCCAATCTTTTAAAAGAATAG